In one Bosea sp. RAC05 genomic region, the following are encoded:
- the trpE gene encoding anthranilate synthase component I, whose product MAEAQGPDAFAAAYEAGTPQVLRQVLVGDCETPVAAFLKLRHATRGPAFLLESVEGGAVRGRYSMIGLEPDLIWRCHRGEAALCRPALGEAFLPDPRPAFESLRALLDESAIPQTEALAGGDLPPMAAGVFGYLGYDMVRLMERLPEPKDTGTGVPDAILTRPTLMVVFDSVRDEIHVVTPVRHQPGVSARAAHERALERLYAVVRALEGPLPPDAAIDIAALPEPAIVSNTTEAQFHAMVATAQDYIRAGDIFQVVLSQRFEAPFQLPPFALYRALRRVNPAPFLCYLDFADFQIVCSSPEILVRLRDDTVTIRPIAGTRRRGATPAEDEALAQELLADPKERAEHLMLLDLGRNDVGRVAQIGSVKVTDSFFIERYSQVMHIVSNVEGTIDPRHDALSALAAGFPAGTVSGAPKVRAMEVIDELERDARGAYGGCIGYFGANGEMDTCIVLRTAVVKDGRMHVQAGAGIVYDSNPASEQAECVNKAKALFRAAEEAIRFAARAGRGQ is encoded by the coding sequence ATGGCCGAGGCGCAGGGTCCCGACGCGTTCGCCGCCGCCTATGAGGCCGGCACCCCGCAGGTCCTGCGGCAGGTGCTGGTCGGCGATTGCGAGACGCCCGTCGCCGCCTTCCTGAAGCTGCGCCACGCCACGAGGGGGCCGGCCTTCCTGCTCGAATCGGTGGAGGGCGGCGCGGTGCGCGGCCGCTACTCGATGATCGGCCTCGAGCCCGACCTGATCTGGCGCTGCCACCGTGGCGAGGCCGCGCTCTGCCGCCCGGCGCTCGGCGAGGCCTTCCTTCCCGATCCCCGCCCGGCCTTCGAGAGCCTGCGGGCGCTGCTCGACGAAAGCGCGATCCCGCAGACAGAGGCTCTGGCCGGCGGCGACCTGCCGCCGATGGCGGCCGGCGTCTTCGGCTATCTCGGCTACGACATGGTCCGGCTGATGGAGCGCCTGCCGGAGCCCAAGGACACCGGAACCGGCGTGCCCGACGCCATCCTGACCCGGCCGACACTGATGGTCGTGTTCGATTCGGTGCGCGACGAGATCCATGTCGTGACGCCGGTGCGCCACCAGCCCGGCGTCTCGGCCCGCGCCGCCCATGAGCGGGCGCTGGAGCGGCTGTATGCCGTGGTGCGCGCATTGGAGGGCCCCCTGCCCCCGGATGCGGCGATCGACATCGCCGCCCTGCCGGAGCCGGCGATCGTCTCCAACACCACCGAGGCGCAGTTCCACGCGATGGTCGCGACCGCGCAGGACTACATCCGCGCCGGCGACATCTTCCAGGTCGTGCTCTCGCAGCGCTTCGAGGCGCCGTTCCAGCTGCCGCCGTTTGCGCTCTACCGGGCGCTGCGCCGCGTCAATCCGGCACCGTTCCTGTGCTATCTCGACTTCGCCGATTTCCAGATCGTCTGCTCGAGCCCCGAGATCCTGGTGCGGCTGCGCGACGACACGGTCACGATCCGGCCGATCGCCGGCACGCGCCGCCGCGGCGCCACCCCGGCCGAGGACGAGGCCCTCGCCCAGGAGCTGCTGGCCGACCCGAAGGAACGGGCCGAGCACCTGATGCTGCTCGATCTCGGGCGCAACGATGTCGGGCGCGTCGCGCAGATCGGCTCGGTGAAGGTCACCGATTCCTTCTTCATCGAGCGCTACAGCCAGGTCATGCACATCGTCTCCAATGTCGAGGGGACGATCGACCCGCGCCATGACGCGCTCTCGGCGCTCGCGGCGGGCTTCCCCGCCGGCACCGTCTCGGGGGCCCCGAAGGTGCGCGCCATGGAGGTCATCGACGAGCTCGAGCGCGATGCGCGCGGCGCCTATGGCGGCTGCATCGGCTATTTCGGCGCCAATGGCGAGATGGACACCTGCATCGTGCTGCGCACGGCCGTGGTCAAGGACGGCCGCATGCATGTCCAGGCCGGCGCCGGCATCGTCTACGATTCGAACCCCGCCTCCGAGCAGGCCGAATGCGTCAACAAGGCCAAGGCGCTGTTCCGGGCCGCCGAGGAGGCGATCCGCTTCGCCGCGCGGGCCGGGCGGGGCCAGTAG
- a CDS encoding TIGR00645 family protein, producing MAHAGETPPQKTALAPAPLSLMSRIIFGSRWLQLPLYLGLIVAQCVYVFKFLKELVHLVQHATSFSEQQIMLVVLGLIDVVMISNLLVMVIVGGYETFVSRLNLQGHPDQPEWLSHVNASVLKIKLAMAIIGISSIHLLRTFIEAGNIGSANRSTEYTETGIILQTAIHTIFILSAIGIAWVDRMTVSTTGKAH from the coding sequence ATGGCGCACGCTGGCGAAACCCCTCCTCAGAAGACGGCCCTCGCGCCTGCACCGCTCAGCCTGATGTCGCGGATCATCTTCGGTTCGCGCTGGCTGCAGCTGCCGCTCTATCTCGGGCTGATCGTGGCGCAGTGCGTCTACGTGTTCAAGTTCCTGAAGGAGCTGGTGCATCTGGTCCAGCATGCGACCTCGTTCAGCGAGCAGCAGATCATGCTCGTGGTGCTGGGGCTGATCGACGTGGTGATGATCTCGAACCTGCTGGTGATGGTCATCGTCGGCGGCTACGAGACCTTCGTCTCGCGGCTCAATCTCCAGGGCCATCCCGACCAGCCGGAATGGCTCAGCCACGTCAATGCCAGCGTGCTCAAGATCAAGCTCGCCATGGCGATCATCGGCATCTCGTCGATCCATCTGCTGCGGACCTTCATCGAGGCCGGCAACATCGGCAGCGCCAACCGGTCCACCGAATACACCGAGACCGGCATCATCCTGCAGACGGCGATCCACACGATCTTCATCCTGTCGGCGATCGGCATCGCCTGGGTCGACCGGATGACGGTGTCGACGACCGGCAAGGCGCACTGA
- a CDS encoding BA14K family protein, whose translation MIKTFTLAAALVGTALLAAPASAAPVGAAAGLATAGATTDLVETVQYRGYGYGPRYGYGPRYGYRGGYYRGGRGAAVGAGIAAGVIGGALAAGALAAPRYVAPAPVYVAPPSVYVEPAPVYGAPLRAYGYSPSDVDAVAYCSRRFRSYDPETGTYIAKGGVVRACP comes from the coding sequence ATGATCAAGACCTTCACCCTCGCAGCCGCCCTTGTCGGCACGGCCCTGCTCGCGGCCCCGGCCTCCGCCGCCCCGGTCGGTGCGGCGGCCGGCCTCGCCACCGCGGGCGCGACGACCGATCTCGTCGAGACCGTCCAGTATCGCGGCTACGGCTATGGGCCGCGCTACGGCTACGGCCCGCGCTATGGCTATCGCGGCGGCTATTACCGCGGCGGTCGCGGAGCGGCCGTCGGCGCCGGCATCGCCGCGGGCGTGATCGGCGGTGCCCTGGCGGCCGGGGCGCTGGCCGCCCCGCGCTATGTGGCGCCGGCCCCGGTTTATGTCGCGCCGCCTTCAGTCTATGTCGAGCCGGCGCCGGTCTACGGGGCGCCCTTGCGCGCCTATGGCTACAGCCCGAGCGATGTCGACGCCGTCGCCTATTGCTCGCGCCGCTTCCGCTCCTACGATCCCGAGACCGGCACCTACATCGCCAAGGGCGGCGTGGTGCGCGCCTGCCCCTGA
- a CDS encoding CidA/LrgA family protein → MIPALTLLLACQLVGEALARLFALPVPGPVIGMALLFLGLRLRPAAALDGTPLAAVAGVLLAHLSLLFVPAGTGIVRHAASLAAHGPGLIVALTLSTALTLAVTAFVFVKVAALVGSRAEPES, encoded by the coding sequence ATGATCCCAGCCCTCACCCTGCTTCTCGCCTGCCAGCTCGTCGGCGAGGCCCTGGCCCGCCTCTTCGCCCTGCCGGTTCCGGGCCCCGTCATCGGCATGGCGCTGCTGTTCCTCGGCCTGCGGCTGCGCCCGGCGGCGGCGCTGGACGGCACCCCGCTGGCGGCCGTGGCAGGCGTCCTCCTGGCCCATCTGTCGCTGCTCTTCGTGCCGGCCGGCACCGGCATCGTGCGCCACGCGGCGTCGCTGGCGGCCCATGGACCCGGGCTGATCGTGGCGCTCACCCTCTCCACGGCGCTGACGCTCGCCGTCACCGCCTTCGTCTTCGTCAAGGTCGCGGCACTGGTCGGCAGCCGGGCGGAGCCGGAGTCGTGA
- a CDS encoding LrgB family protein — translation MARVETLWVYLATDPLLWLTVTLIAYVVADRISARFGRHPLANPVLIAVALLAAILTATRTPFETYFQGAQFVHFLLGPATVALALPLHRHWPLVRKAVLPILAALFAGAVTAVVSAVGIAAAFGVPHPILASLAPKSVTAAIAMGIAREIGGEPSLTATLVIATGILGAVMVTPLMVVLGFTDWRARGFAAGLAAHGIGTARAFQVNPVAGAFAGIAMGLNGLVTAALVPLILRFF, via the coding sequence CTGGCCCGCGTCGAGACGCTCTGGGTCTATCTCGCCACCGATCCGCTGCTCTGGCTGACCGTGACGCTCATCGCCTATGTCGTCGCGGACCGGATCTCCGCCCGCTTCGGGCGCCACCCGCTCGCCAACCCCGTGCTGATCGCCGTCGCCCTGCTGGCCGCGATCCTGACGGCGACGCGCACGCCCTTCGAGACCTATTTCCAGGGCGCGCAGTTCGTGCATTTCCTGCTCGGCCCAGCGACCGTCGCGCTCGCCCTGCCGCTGCACCGGCACTGGCCGCTGGTGCGCAAGGCGGTGCTGCCGATCCTGGCGGCGCTCTTCGCCGGCGCCGTGACCGCCGTGGTCAGCGCCGTCGGCATCGCGGCCGCCTTCGGCGTCCCGCATCCGATCCTGGCCTCGCTCGCGCCGAAATCGGTCACGGCGGCGATCGCCATGGGCATCGCCCGCGAGATCGGCGGCGAGCCCTCGCTCACCGCCACGCTGGTGATCGCCACCGGCATTCTCGGCGCGGTGATGGTGACGCCCCTGATGGTCGTGCTCGGCTTCACCGACTGGCGGGCCCGCGGCTTCGCCGCCGGGCTCGCCGCGCATGGCATCGGCACGGCGCGCGCCTTCCAGGTCAATCCTGTGGCCGGCGCCTTCGCCGGCATCGCGATGGGCCTCAACGGGCTTGTCACGGCGGCGCTGGTGCCGCTTATCCTGCGCTTCTTCTGA
- the xth gene encoding exodeoxyribonuclease III — translation MPVRIATWNVNSVRQRLGHLLDFLKEAQPDALCLQEIKCMDADFPRREIEEAGWQVETHGQKTFNGVAILSRAKLEDVRRGLPGDEADEQARYLEGVLPMGSGVVRLASIYLPNGNPPNTEKYPYKLGWMKRLTAHTRMLLAHEEPLVLAGDYNVIPEPRDARDPAAWVSDALFLPQTRTAFRGLLALGLTEALRATTDDAGLYTFWDYQAGAWQRNNGIRIDHLLLSPQAADRLAGVQIAKHVRGWEKPSDHVPVMVELRAA, via the coding sequence CTGCCCGTGCGCATCGCCACCTGGAACGTCAATTCGGTCCGCCAGCGGCTCGGCCACCTGCTGGATTTCCTGAAGGAGGCGCAGCCCGACGCGCTCTGCCTGCAGGAGATCAAATGCATGGACGCCGACTTTCCGCGCCGCGAGATCGAGGAGGCCGGCTGGCAGGTCGAGACGCACGGCCAGAAGACCTTCAACGGCGTCGCGATCCTGTCGCGGGCGAAGCTCGAGGATGTCCGCCGCGGCCTGCCCGGCGACGAGGCCGACGAACAGGCGCGCTATCTCGAGGGCGTGCTGCCGATGGGCAGCGGCGTCGTCCGGCTGGCCTCGATCTACCTGCCCAACGGCAACCCGCCCAACACCGAGAAATATCCCTACAAGCTCGGCTGGATGAAGCGCCTCACCGCCCATACGCGGATGCTGCTGGCCCATGAGGAGCCGCTGGTGCTGGCCGGCGACTACAACGTCATCCCCGAGCCGCGCGACGCGCGCGATCCCGCCGCCTGGGTCTCGGACGCGCTCTTCCTGCCGCAGACGCGCACCGCCTTCCGCGGCCTGCTCGCTCTCGGCCTGACCGAGGCCCTGCGCGCCACCACGGACGACGCCGGCCTCTACACCTTCTGGGACTATCAGGCCGGCGCCTGGCAGCGGAACAACGGCATCCGCATCGACCATCTCCTGCTCTCGCCCCAGGCCGCCGACCGGCTCGCGGGCGTGCAGATCGCCAAGCATGTCCGCGGCTGGGAGAAGCCGTCGGACCATGTGCCGGTGATGGTGGAGTTGAGAGCCGCGTAA